The Microplitis demolitor isolate Queensland-Clemson2020A chromosome 8, iyMicDemo2.1a, whole genome shotgun sequence genome has a segment encoding these proteins:
- the LOC103573267 gene encoding 26S proteasome regulatory subunit 6B has product MEEIGITVPDKDVSETDIKPVIGHYSGVGDDLDIEDLYTRYKKLQRMLEFLQVQEEYIKDEQRNLKKEYLHAQEEVKRIQSVPLVIGQFLEAVDQNTGIVGSTTGSNYYVRILSTIDRELLKPSASVALHKHSNALVDVLPPEADSSISMLQADEKPDIQYSDIGGMDMQKQEIREAVELPLTHFELYKQIGIDPPRGVLMYGPPGCGKTMLAKAVARHTTAAFIRVVGSEFVQKYLGEGPRMVRDVFRLAKENSPAIIFVDEIDAIATKRFDAQTGADREVQRILLELLNQMDGFDQTTNVKVIMATNRADTLDPALLRPGRLDRKIEFPLPDRRQKRLIFSTITTKMNLSEEVDLEDYVARPDRISGADINAICQEAGMHAVRENRYIVLAKDFEKGYKNNIKKDESEHEFYK; this is encoded by the exons aAATTACAACGGATGCTTGAATTTCTTCAAGTTCAAGAAGAATATATCAAAGATGAACAGcgcaatttgaaaaaagaatatttacatgcTCAAGAAGAAGTCAAGCGTATACAGAGTGTACCACTTGTGATTGGACAATTTTTGGAAGCTGTTGATCAAAACACTGGTATCGTTGGTTCTACAACAGGATCTAATTATTACGTACGAATTTTATCAACTATTGACCGTGAATTGTTGAAGCCTTCTGCTAGTGTTGCACTTCACAAGCACAGCAATGCTCTTGTTGACGTTTTGCCACCAGAAGCAGACTCTAGCATTTCTATGCTTCAAgctg atGAGAAACCTGACATTCAGTACAGCGACATTGGAGGTATGGATATGCAGAAGCAAGAAATTCGTGAAGCAGTGGAATTACCACTGACTCACTTTGAATTATACAAGCAGATTGGTATCGATCCACCACGTGGTGTCTTGATGTACGGACCACCTGGTTGTGGTAAAACTATGCTTGCTAAAGCTGTCGCTAGACACACTACAGCCGCTTTTATTCGTGTTGTCGGCTCTGAATTCGTGCAAAAGTATCTCGGTGAAGGTCCAAGGATGGTACGAGATGTCTTCCGTCTTGCTAAAGAAAATTCTCCAGCTATTATATTTGTTGATGAAATTGATGCAATCGCCACGAAGCGTTTTGACGCACAAACTGGTGCTGATCGTGAAGTTCAACGTATTCTATTAGAATTGCTCAACCAGATGGACGGTTTTGATCAAACTACTAATGTTAAAGTTATCATGGCTACTAATCGTGCTGATACTTTGGACCCGGCTCTGTTGCGTCCTGGTAGATTGGATCGTAAGATTGAATTCCCTCTGCCAGATCGTCGTCAGAAACGTCTCATCTTTTCAACAATCACTACTAAAATGAATCTGAGTGAGGAAGTTGATCTAGAGGATTACGTTGCCCGGCCTGACAGAATTTCCGGTGCAGATATAAATGCTATTTGTCAAGAAGCTGGTATGCACGCAGTACGTGAAAATCGTTACATCGTTCTTGCTAAAGACTTTGAAAAAGGTTACAAGAATAACATTAAGAAAGACGAGTCTGAACATGAGTTCTACAAATAA